One region of Macadamia integrifolia cultivar HAES 741 chromosome 11, SCU_Mint_v3, whole genome shotgun sequence genomic DNA includes:
- the LOC122093277 gene encoding IQ domain-containing protein IQM3-like gives MQVETTALGGFDLQSEPSCTFSTTCSQEYDNPGWALRSNSNLDLTAMEDSLENKSSRTSSIVYPDSESNSVGSPDTVNGFGDPSSKLTAAVKVQKIYRSYRTRRRLADTAVVAEELWWQAIDFARLNHSTISFFNFSKPETAAARWNRIRLNASKVGKGLSKDANAQKLAFQHWIEAIDPRHRYGHNLHIYYEEWCKSHGGQPFFYWLDIGEGKEVDLKKCSRSKLKQQCIKYLGPQEREHYEYIIIEGKVIHKQTEQLLNTCEGGKWIFVMSTSKKFYAGEKKKGSFHHSSFLAGGATLAAGRLVVEDGVLKTISAYSGHYRPTEDILDSFLSFLEDNGVDLDKVQIYSATEDYENYDDRKSSHESTVEVPKLLEPPELENPSEVEKDRPLKPDEIIQIEPIEDDEAQKSGSYRRTLSGGLQSPRADVPQTAILQRINSKKAASSYQLGHQLSLKWSTGAGPRIGCIADYPLELRVQAREIVSLSPRFLSTPSSYNQSRHLVSHKSCPISNICNGDRTSAA, from the exons ATGCAAGTTGAAACTACAGCTCTTGGGGGCTTCGATTTGCAGTCGGAACCCTCGTGCACGTTCTCTACGACCTGTTCTCAAGAATATGACAACCCTGGATGGGCTCTTCGTTCGAATTCCAACCTAGACTTGACTGCTATGGAGGATTCTCTTGAGAACAAGAGCTCTAGAACGTCCTCCATTGTGTATCCTGACTCAGAGTCGAACTCAGTAGGTTCGCCGGATACCGTCAATGGTTTTGGGGATCCGAGCTCTAAGTTGACGGCAGCAGTGAAGGTGCAGAAAATCTACAGGAGTTACCGCACCCGGCGTAGGTTAGCGGATACTGCCGTGGTCGCCGAAGAGCTTTG gTGGCAAGCGATCGACTTCGCTCGTTTGAATCATAGTACGATTTCATTCTTCAATTTCTCGAAACCAGAAACAGCAGCTGCTCGATGGAATCGTATCAGACTGAATGCTTCAAAG GTTGGGAAGGGTTTATCCAAAGACGCCAATGCCCAGAAATTAGCTTTTCAACACTGGATTGAAGCT ATTGATCCGCGACACCGTTATGGGCATAATTTGCACATATATTATGAAGAATGGTGTAAATCACATGGTGGCCAGCCATTCTTCTACTG GTTGGACATTGGAGAAGGGAAAGAGGTTGATCTTAAAAAGTGCTCGAGGTCTAAGCTTAAACAGCAATGCATTAAATATCTTGGACCT CAAGAGAGAGAGCACTATGAGTACATCATAATTGAGGGAAAAGTCATACACAAACAAACTGAACAGCTTCTTAATACATGTGAAGGGGGGAAATGGATTTTCGTTATGAGTACTTCTAAGAAATTCTATGCTGGTGAG AAAAAAAAGGGGTCTTTTCATCATTCAAGCTTCTTAGCAGGAGGGGCTACTTTAGCAGCTGGAAGACTTGTTGTAGAAGATGGAGTGCTTAAG ACTATCTCAGCATATAGTGGACATTACCGTCCAACAGAAGATATTCTTGACAGCTTCCTATCTTTTCTCGAGGACAATGGAGTTGACCTTGATAAAGTTCAG ATATACTCTGCTACTGAGGACTACGAAAATTATGATGACCGTAAATCATCTCATGAGAGTACAGTTGAAGTACCAAAATTACTTGAACCTCCTGAACTTGAAAATCCCAGTGAAGTTGAGAAAGATCGACCATTGAAACCAGATGAAATTATTCAAATTGAACCaatagaagatgatgaggcCCAAAAAAGTGGTAGTTATAGAAGGACTTTATCTGGTGGTCTCCAGAGTCCAAGAGCTGATGTACCACAGACAGCAATATTGCAAAGGATCAATTCTAAGAAGGCAGCAAGTTCATATCAATTGGGGcatcaactttcattgaaatgGTCGACAGGAGCAGGTCCAAGAATTGGGTGCATTGCAGATTATCCTCTGGAATTAAGGGTACAAGCACGGGAAATTGTGAGCCTCTCCCCTAGGTTTCTGTCCACCCCATCAAGTTATAACCAGTCTCGTCATCTTGTTTCACATAAATCCTGTCCCATATCCAATATTTGTAATGGTGATAGGACCTCCGCCGCCTAG
- the LOC122094293 gene encoding copper transport protein ATX1-like produces the protein MAETVVLKVGMTCEGCVGAVKRVLGKMQGVESFDVDLKEQKVTVKGNVQPEAVLQTVSKTGKKTSFWEAEAQGEDKPKPASA, from the exons ACAGTTGTCCTCAAAGTTGGTATGACTTGTGAAGGTTGCGTTGGGGCTGTAAAGAGGGTGCTTGGGAAAATGCAAG GTGTGGAGTCCTTCGACGTTGATTTGAAGGAGCAGAAGGTGACTGTGAAAGGCAATGTACAGCCTGAAGCAGTTCTGCAGACTGTGTCCAAGACAGGAAAGAAGACTTCCTTCTGGGAAGCCGAAGCACAAGGTGAAGATAAACCAAAACCTGCTTCTGCTTAA